One part of the Raphanus sativus cultivar WK10039 chromosome 7, ASM80110v3, whole genome shotgun sequence genome encodes these proteins:
- the LOC108816310 gene encoding uncharacterized protein LOC108816310 isoform X1, which yields MAQINLPFKDGQTVEVRSFEHGYRGAWFRCKIIRIYIVAGTLYYSLKYLDYENEEIHEQQVFQRFEDEEKEWIMVRPAYPSVHKNEANPVPLVGPHGSWKVGDLVDWHKDGCYWSGKVLAIKNNHALQVELYPPPRGEGETCNALSKDLRRSLEWSLEDGWTLPSTVSLYSDM from the exons ATGGCTCAAATCAACCTACCTTTTAAAGATGGTCAAACTGTTGAAGTAAGATCCTTTGAACATGGATATCGCGGAGCTTGGTTTCGATGCAAG ATAATAAGGATATACATAGTGGCGGGGACATTGTACTACAGCTTGAAGTATCTTGATTACGAGAACGAAG AGATACATGAGCAGCAAGTGTTTCAACGGTTTGAAGATGAGGAGAAAGAGTGGATAATGGTTCGACCAGCATACCCATCAGTACATAAAAACGAGGCTAACCCGGTGCCTCTCGTGGGCCCTCATGGTTCCTGGAAAGTCGGAGACTTAGTCGATTGGCATAAAGATGGTTGTTACTGGTCTGGAAAGGTTTTGGCAATCAAGAACAATCATGCACTACAG GTTGAGCTGTATCCTCCACCACGTGGTGAAGGAGAGACTTGCAACGCTTTGAGCAAGGACTTGCGTCGATCATTGGAATGGTCACTTGAAGATGGCTGGACATTGCCTTCTACGGTTAGTTTGTATTCTGATATGTGA
- the LOC130498071 gene encoding uncharacterized protein LOC130498071, with amino-acid sequence MVGTTYIGLPRRATVCDAVKQNSWAIRGQRSHHYHGLYDTIVAETVPAPHRGRDIILWKQGEDDYQEKFSTTKTWEQIRVKKDTVQWSRVVWFAQGIPRFSLITWLAVRNRLATGDRMRAWGMIQECTLCGERDETRDHLFFACPYSFTVWHGLANRILGTHIDPDWQLTLENLQGQRAGTLDTILLKMLFQMTIYHLWRERNARRHHASWITAEAMREKIDKMMRNRISSLKYRAGHKYAGLLQRWFSHTS; translated from the exons ATGG TGGGCACTACCTATATAGGACTCCCTCGTCGTGCTACAGTTTGTGATGCAGTAAAGCAGAATTCGTGGGCCATTCGTGGGCAGCGTAGTCATCACTATCATGGCTTATATGATACCATTGTGGCAGAGACAGTTCCTGCTCCCCATCGAGGGAGAGATATCATTCTTTGGAAACAGGGAGAAGATGATTACCAGGAAAAGTTCTCGACTACTAAGACTTGGGAGCAGATAAGAGTGAAAAAGGATACAGTGCAATGGAGCAGGGTGGTATGGTTTGCGCAAGGGATTCCTCGGTTTTCTCTTATTACATGGTTAGCAGTCAGGAACAGGCTCGCAACGGGAGACAGGATGCGCGCTTGGGGGATGATTCAAGAGTGTACTCTATGTGGCGAAAGAGATGAGACAAGGGACCATTTGTTTTTTGCGTGCCCGTACTCTTTCACGGTCTGGCATGGATTAGCGAATCGCATCCTAGGTACTCATATTGATCCTGACTGGCAGCTGACTCTAGAGAATCTCCAAGGGCAGAGAGCTGGTACTTTAGACACCATCCTCTTAAAAATGCTCTTCCAGATGACCATCTATCATCTATGGCGAGAGCGGAATGCAAGACGTCACCACGCAAGTTGGATAACAGCAGAGGCCATGCGAGAGAAAATTGATAAGATGATGAGGAACCGTATTTCGTCTTTGAAATACAGAGCTGGACATAAGTATGCAGGGTTGCTGCAGAGATGGTTTTCACACACTTCGTAG
- the LOC108816310 gene encoding uncharacterized protein LOC108816310 isoform X3, with protein MAQINLPFKDGQTVEVRSFEHGYRGAWFRCKIIRIYIVAGTLYYSLKYLDYENEEIHEQQVFQRFEDEEKEWIMVRPAYPSVHKNEANPVPLVGPHGSWKVGDLVDWHKDGCYWSGKVLAIKNNHALQVELYPPPRGEGETCNALSKDLRRSLEWSLEDGWTLPSTDRR; from the exons ATGGCTCAAATCAACCTACCTTTTAAAGATGGTCAAACTGTTGAAGTAAGATCCTTTGAACATGGATATCGCGGAGCTTGGTTTCGATGCAAG ATAATAAGGATATACATAGTGGCGGGGACATTGTACTACAGCTTGAAGTATCTTGATTACGAGAACGAAG AGATACATGAGCAGCAAGTGTTTCAACGGTTTGAAGATGAGGAGAAAGAGTGGATAATGGTTCGACCAGCATACCCATCAGTACATAAAAACGAGGCTAACCCGGTGCCTCTCGTGGGCCCTCATGGTTCCTGGAAAGTCGGAGACTTAGTCGATTGGCATAAAGATGGTTGTTACTGGTCTGGAAAGGTTTTGGCAATCAAGAACAATCATGCACTACAG GTTGAGCTGTATCCTCCACCACGTGGTGAAGGAGAGACTTGCAACGCTTTGAGCAAGGACTTGCGTCGATCATTGGAATGGTCACTTGAAGATGGCTGGACATTGCCTTCTACG GATAGGAGATAA
- the LOC108816310 gene encoding uncharacterized protein LOC108816310 isoform X2: MAQINLPFKDGQTVEVRSFEHGYRGAWFRCKIIRIYIVAGTLYYSLKYLDYENEEIHEQQVFQRFEDEEKEWIMVRPAYPSVHKNEANPVPLVGPHGSWKVGDLVDWHKDGCYWSGKVLAIKNNHALQVELYPPPRGEGETCNALSKDLRRSLEWSLEDGWTLPSTEIKAM, from the exons ATGGCTCAAATCAACCTACCTTTTAAAGATGGTCAAACTGTTGAAGTAAGATCCTTTGAACATGGATATCGCGGAGCTTGGTTTCGATGCAAG ATAATAAGGATATACATAGTGGCGGGGACATTGTACTACAGCTTGAAGTATCTTGATTACGAGAACGAAG AGATACATGAGCAGCAAGTGTTTCAACGGTTTGAAGATGAGGAGAAAGAGTGGATAATGGTTCGACCAGCATACCCATCAGTACATAAAAACGAGGCTAACCCGGTGCCTCTCGTGGGCCCTCATGGTTCCTGGAAAGTCGGAGACTTAGTCGATTGGCATAAAGATGGTTGTTACTGGTCTGGAAAGGTTTTGGCAATCAAGAACAATCATGCACTACAG GTTGAGCTGTATCCTCCACCACGTGGTGAAGGAGAGACTTGCAACGCTTTGAGCAAGGACTTGCGTCGATCATTGGAATGGTCACTTGAAGATGGCTGGACATTGCCTTCTACG GAGATAAAGGCAATGTGA